The region ATTGCCATTCTTTTCTCCGAAAAGATCTTGTGGAGGGGTAGTCATGATGCGTGCTCGCTGGATGTTGGGCGCTCTCGGTGCTCTGGCGCTTGCCCTCGTTCCTGCGGCTCAGGCCGCTTCGGCTCCTGCTGACGCGGGGTTCGAAACGGAGATCACCAGCTCGGCCGACGGATCCCGCTGGGCCGTCTTCGGCGACCCGGTGATCAAGACCGTTCCGTTCGGTGCGTTCGGCGCCACCGAAAAGTGGATCATCGCCCGCCAGTACGACGGCAGCGTGACCATCCGGAACAAGCGAACGAACCAGTGCGCGGAAGCCAACATGTGGTCCGCCCGAAGTGTTTTCGTCGCGCCTTGCGCGTACGGAAAGCAAGACCAGCGGTGGATTCTTGAGTGGCGCCCGGCTGGTGTCTCCATCGCCCCGCTGATCGCCAAGGACATGACCGTGTCCGTCCGCGACCTGCACCACCCGATGGGCAGTTGGCTGACCCTCGAATCGCGCGGATTCGGGCAGACCGACAGCGTGAGCACAGGAAGCGTCTTCCGGCTCAACGGATGAGTTGACCGGGGCGCCGACTGGGCCCCTAACACGGTATGAATATGAAGCCCGCTGATCCGGCACCCGTCGGGTCAGCGGGCTTCGTCATCTCGGACGAGTGGACACTGTGGACATGCGATTGCCCTGTCGCCCAACGGTGATCACTACTTGGGGTGAT is a window of Saccharopolyspora phatthalungensis DNA encoding:
- a CDS encoding RICIN domain-containing protein — translated: MMRARWMLGALGALALALVPAAQAASAPADAGFETEITSSADGSRWAVFGDPVIKTVPFGAFGATEKWIIARQYDGSVTIRNKRTNQCAEANMWSARSVFVAPCAYGKQDQRWILEWRPAGVSIAPLIAKDMTVSVRDLHHPMGSWLTLESRGFGQTDSVSTGSVFRLNG